A DNA window from Boseongicola sp. contains the following coding sequences:
- a CDS encoding PglZ domain-containing protein has product MVVYDPDHRYHDLCLGLGDERIRVIDASESSIESRQEAIMALREVGKAKREIDALVVYVPQRRTETDEEKQADPFSIYAQSGAVFPQDDGDDYLSLCLRAKPDHATEIRRIFAGSPNGPSFPVIDAIGGGASWPQLRAALRVESGREILTALLAPSAKQADALKSQEGWSDEAREFLRATLGMSVKTRGKTWTSIADELWRFVLFSEFVFDLPVVLPESLKGVPHSPIEAEPIVKDVCDRLRTNPATRDIYIERAEAIEVELSLPEQCRDIDDLGDRDTFPFEERTFLKAAIKGISSNETDTTRRIIGRHRNSVWLGKGESQAQWELIRTGLALIECCDDNERQLPEHARSQADLLDFYLGSLREADRLQREFEQAVGDFLDPHGIMHEVIDQARFRYRRLAEKVQTIFTKHIESAGWPPEGRLANADVYDRLLADRLKENGRKVAYLMVDALRYELGVTLEKQLSEDGPVELQAAYAQLPTITLVGMASLLPGARTQLSLEIESDALAPKLGTAKVGNVTQRMDVLRKKLGDRFQEMPLGDFVRGKPKITPTVDLLVLRSTEIDSQLESNPETTLGLIPSTLKLIRVALHKLRGMGFKEAVIVTDHGFFLNGHAAAGDVCTKPQGNWPINAHDRALLGNGNSDSHSVVLNSEKLGIRGSFAQVALPKSMAPYRAGHLYFHGGASLAEAVVPVIIARLDNEEHASAAKMSVELNYKNGAKRITTRVPVVEIALVSDDMFSQEESVEVLIEAQDGKGNVVGEPRAGGDVNPATRTITLTPGQRKQIALRMDPDFEGKFSIKALNPTTLASLSALNLETDYTV; this is encoded by the coding sequence ATGGTCGTCTATGACCCCGATCACCGATACCACGACCTGTGCTTGGGACTTGGCGATGAGCGCATCCGGGTGATCGACGCCTCTGAAAGCAGTATCGAGAGCCGCCAGGAAGCGATCATGGCTCTGCGCGAAGTCGGCAAGGCGAAGCGTGAGATTGACGCGCTGGTGGTCTATGTCCCGCAGAGGCGCACGGAAACCGATGAGGAAAAGCAGGCGGACCCCTTTTCGATTTACGCGCAAAGCGGAGCGGTCTTTCCCCAGGACGATGGCGACGACTACCTGAGCCTTTGCCTGCGTGCGAAGCCAGATCATGCGACGGAAATACGCCGCATCTTCGCAGGCTCGCCTAATGGCCCGTCCTTCCCTGTGATCGATGCGATTGGCGGTGGTGCCAGCTGGCCACAGCTAAGGGCCGCACTGAGAGTCGAGTCCGGCCGCGAAATCCTGACAGCGCTCTTGGCACCGAGTGCCAAGCAAGCTGACGCCCTCAAGTCGCAAGAAGGCTGGAGCGATGAAGCCCGGGAATTCCTGCGCGCGACCTTGGGTATGAGCGTCAAGACGCGAGGCAAGACCTGGACGTCGATCGCCGACGAACTCTGGCGGTTCGTTCTCTTCAGCGAGTTTGTCTTTGATCTGCCGGTTGTATTGCCGGAGTCTCTCAAGGGCGTTCCTCACTCCCCGATCGAAGCAGAGCCGATCGTCAAGGATGTGTGCGATCGTCTCCGCACCAACCCCGCAACTCGGGACATCTACATTGAGCGCGCAGAGGCAATCGAGGTTGAACTCTCTCTTCCAGAGCAGTGTCGCGACATCGATGACCTTGGCGATCGCGATACGTTCCCGTTTGAGGAACGCACTTTCCTCAAGGCCGCGATCAAGGGCATCTCGTCCAACGAAACTGACACGACCCGCCGCATCATTGGCCGCCACAGGAATTCTGTCTGGCTCGGCAAAGGTGAAAGCCAGGCGCAGTGGGAATTGATCCGCACTGGCCTAGCGCTGATTGAATGCTGTGACGACAACGAACGCCAGTTACCGGAACATGCTCGATCACAAGCTGATTTGCTGGATTTCTATCTTGGAAGCCTGCGAGAAGCGGACCGCCTTCAACGCGAATTTGAGCAGGCGGTTGGGGACTTTCTCGATCCCCACGGCATCATGCACGAAGTCATTGACCAGGCCCGTTTCCGGTATCGTCGCCTGGCGGAAAAAGTCCAAACAATCTTCACAAAGCACATCGAGAGTGCGGGTTGGCCTCCTGAAGGCAGATTGGCCAATGCGGACGTCTATGACCGACTTCTGGCCGACCGCCTGAAGGAAAATGGACGAAAAGTTGCTTACCTCATGGTCGACGCCCTACGGTATGAACTTGGCGTAACACTTGAAAAGCAGCTGTCTGAGGACGGGCCAGTCGAGCTGCAGGCTGCCTATGCTCAATTGCCAACGATAACCCTTGTCGGTATGGCCAGCCTTCTTCCTGGTGCCCGCACACAGCTGTCGCTCGAGATCGAAAGCGACGCGCTGGCCCCAAAACTTGGAACGGCCAAGGTTGGGAACGTCACCCAAAGAATGGATGTGCTTCGAAAGAAACTTGGTGATCGGTTCCAGGAGATGCCTCTGGGCGATTTCGTTCGTGGAAAGCCGAAGATCACGCCCACCGTTGATCTCCTGGTGCTGCGATCGACAGAGATCGACAGTCAGCTCGAAAGCAATCCTGAGACAACACTCGGCTTAATACCAAGCACTTTGAAACTCATTCGTGTCGCCCTGCACAAGCTGCGTGGAATGGGGTTCAAAGAGGCCGTGATTGTCACCGATCATGGATTTTTTCTAAACGGTCACGCTGCAGCTGGTGACGTTTGCACCAAGCCACAAGGAAATTGGCCGATAAATGCGCATGACAGGGCCCTGCTTGGAAATGGAAACAGCGACTCTCACAGTGTTGTTCTAAACTCTGAGAAGCTTGGTATTCGAGGCAGCTTTGCACAGGTTGCGCTCCCCAAGAGCATGGCTCCCTACAGAGCTGGACATCTTTACTTCCACGGCGGAGCTTCCTTGGCGGAGGCCGTTGTACCTGTGATCATTGCGCGCCTCGATAATGAAGAGCACGCGAGCGCCGCTAAAATGAGTGTCGAACTCAACTACAAAAACGGCGCGAAACGAATTACGACACGAGTTCCAGTAGTGGAAATTGCATTGGTTTCTGACGACATGTTCTCTCAAGAGGAAAGTGTCGAGGTCCTTATCGAAGCCCAGGACGGAAAGGGGAATGTGGTTGGTGAGCCGCGAGCCGGTGGCGATGTAAACCCCGCAACACGCACAATCACGTTGACGCCGGGCCAGCGCAAGCAGATCGCGCTACGAATGGATCCTGACTTTGAGGGAAAATTCTCGATAAAGGCCCTGAACCCAACAACTCTAGCGAGCCTAAGCGCGCTGAATCTTGAGACGGACTATACCGTATGA
- a CDS encoding DUF882 domain-containing protein produces MTTTFYDHWRDVPEGTWRWPNFSPAEIACRGTGKLLINEPALDKLQALRDRLGKPLIVRSAYRSPEHNRAVGGATRSKHMGGAAFDIAMSNHDPVAFEAAAREVGFLGFGFYPRSGFIHVDLGPSRQWGDRFPVRATAFAEELPPAREVLAQSRTIKGGGAAGVATLGAAGVEVAQSVLADTQAAVLPLVPYLDTLRWVFIAVALGGVAVTIYARLDDWKRGQR; encoded by the coding sequence ATGACCACGACCTTTTATGACCACTGGCGCGATGTACCCGAGGGCACTTGGCGCTGGCCCAACTTCTCCCCCGCCGAAATCGCCTGCCGCGGCACCGGCAAACTGCTGATCAACGAGCCCGCGCTCGACAAGCTGCAGGCGCTGCGCGACCGGCTGGGTAAGCCGCTCATCGTTCGCTCCGCCTATCGCAGCCCGGAGCACAACCGCGCCGTTGGCGGCGCAACGCGTTCCAAGCACATGGGCGGCGCTGCTTTCGACATTGCCATGTCGAACCATGATCCGGTGGCCTTCGAGGCGGCGGCGCGCGAGGTTGGGTTTCTCGGCTTCGGCTTCTATCCGCGCTCGGGCTTCATCCATGTCGATCTTGGCCCATCGCGCCAATGGGGCGATCGCTTCCCGGTCCGCGCGACTGCCTTCGCCGAGGAATTGCCTCCCGCGCGCGAGGTGCTGGCACAGAGCCGCACCATAAAGGGCGGCGGGGCCGCCGGTGTCGCAACGCTTGGCGCGGCTGGCGTCGAGGTGGCTCAGAGCGTTCTGGCTGACACGCAGGCCGCCGTTCTGCCGCTGGTGCCATACCTCGACACGCTTCGCTGGGTTTTCATCGCCGTGGCGCTCGGTGGGGTCGCAGTCACGATCTACGCGCGGCTGGATGACTGGAAACGGGGGCAGAGATGA
- a CDS encoding DUF2793 domain-containing protein, with the protein MSDTTTNLLLPYILAAQAQKYVTHNEALRLLDGLVQLSVLDRDLAAPPGSPADGDRYIVGSGATGDWAGWDLNVALFTDGLWMRLPPRTGWRVWVEDEALLLVYDGATWIGTTPNALQNLALLGLGTTADTSNPFSAKLNAALWTAKTVAEGGTGDLFYTMNKEAAGDDLGLTLQTNFVTKALVGLFGSDRFRLAVSADGSTFFDGLSVDNATGIVEQPQLPRFKAYTNYDNYVGVGAWTKIGLNNTDYNDQGCFDAGTGLFTAPVDGTYLFGATLLYKVNSSTSARMRGRLVLNGTTEIRGSFGESSATHVSLATAIWLQTMVPLTAGDTVELQGYFRAQDGYFAADHTSFWGCKVG; encoded by the coding sequence ATGTCCGACACCACGACCAACCTGCTGCTCCCTTACATTCTGGCCGCGCAGGCCCAGAAGTATGTCACCCACAACGAGGCCCTGCGACTGCTCGATGGGCTCGTACAGCTTTCTGTTCTCGACCGTGATCTGGCCGCGCCGCCAGGCAGCCCGGCTGATGGCGACCGCTACATCGTCGGCTCGGGCGCAACGGGCGACTGGGCGGGATGGGACCTGAACGTAGCGCTGTTCACCGACGGTCTATGGATGCGCTTGCCACCCCGGACCGGCTGGCGGGTATGGGTCGAAGACGAGGCGCTGCTGCTGGTCTACGACGGTGCGACCTGGATCGGAACCACGCCCAATGCGCTGCAGAACCTCGCGCTGTTAGGGCTGGGCACCACCGCCGACACCTCGAACCCATTCTCAGCCAAGCTCAACGCTGCGCTCTGGACGGCGAAGACAGTAGCCGAGGGCGGGACCGGCGATCTTTTCTACACCATGAACAAGGAGGCGGCGGGTGACGATCTCGGCCTGACCCTCCAGACTAACTTCGTGACAAAGGCGTTGGTCGGCCTCTTCGGCTCCGACCGCTTTCGCCTCGCTGTGTCCGCCGACGGCAGCACTTTCTTCGACGGGCTGAGCGTCGACAACGCCACTGGCATCGTCGAGCAGCCGCAACTGCCGCGCTTCAAGGCTTACACGAACTACGACAACTACGTGGGCGTTGGAGCCTGGACAAAGATCGGCCTCAACAACACCGACTACAACGATCAAGGTTGTTTCGATGCCGGAACCGGCCTCTTCACAGCACCTGTGGACGGCACGTACCTCTTCGGCGCGACGCTGCTCTACAAGGTCAATTCCAGCACCTCGGCCCGGATGCGCGGGCGGCTGGTGCTAAACGGGACAACGGAGATTCGCGGTTCCTTCGGCGAGAGCTCCGCCACCCATGTCTCGCTGGCCACCGCCATCTGGCTGCAAACCATGGTGCCGCTGACTGCAGGCGACACTGTAGAACTGCAGGGGTATTTCCGCGCTCAAGACGGGTATTTCGCGGCCGACCACACGTCCTTCTGGGGCTGCAAGGTCGGCTGA